Proteins encoded in a region of the Magallana gigas chromosome 8, xbMagGiga1.1, whole genome shotgun sequence genome:
- the LOC105318706 gene encoding basic salivary proline-rich protein 3 isoform X2: protein MKYSVCLLVALAGVALAYPTKERRPPPAKNGDDLIKRLEEVLDDIEFDKEYDGFEKRPPPSGEDTEQAGRRRPKGPPSSDGEDGSGEGRRGPRPEGDQQEAPAKREDTEQAGRRRPKGPPPSDGEDGSGERRRPPPSDGEDGSGEGRRGPRPEGDQQEAPAKREDTEQSERRRPKGPPPSDGEDGSGERRRPPPSDGEDGSGEGRRGPRPEGDQQEAPAKREDTEQAGRRRPKGPPPSDGEDGSGERRRPPPSDGEDGSGEGRRGPRPEGDQQEAPAKREDTEQAGRRRPKGPPPSDGEDGSGERRRPPPSDGEDGSGEGRRGPRPEGDQQEAPAKREDTEQAGRRRPKGPPPSDGEDGSGERRRPPPSDGEDGSGEGRRGPRPEGDQQEAPAKREDTEQAGRRRPKGPPPSDGEDGSGERRRPPPSDGEDGSGEGRRGPRPEGDQQEAPAKREDTEQAGGQRQKPPKDSGRQKLAGDGDRQGNLERLERLLENLF, encoded by the exons atgaaatactcGGTGTGTCTTCTGGTGGCTTTGGCTGGAGTGGCATTGGCCTATCCG ACAAAGGAAAGGCGCCCCCCTCCTGCAAAGAACGGCGATGATCTGATTAAGAGACTAGAAGAAGTTCTAGATGATATAGAATTTGACAAAGAATATGACGGTTTCGAAAAACGCCCACCGCCCTCTGG GGAAGATACCGAACAAGCTGGAAGACGCAGACCAAAAGGCCCAC CGTCATCTGATGGAGAGGATGGCTCTGGAGAAGGAAGACGCGGGCCTCGACCAGAAGGAGACCAACAGGAGGCACCAGCTAAAAGGGAAGATACCGAACAAGCTGGAAGACGCAGACCAAAAGGCCCACCTCCATCTGACGGAGAAGATGGCTCAGGAGAAAGAAGACGCCCACCTCCATCTGATGGAGAAGATGGCTCTGGAGAAGGAAGACGCGGGCCTCGACCAGAAGGAGACCAACAGGAGGCACCAGCTAAAAGGGAAGATACTGAACAATCTGAAAGACGCAGACCAAAAGGCCCACCTCCATCTGACGGAGAAGATGGCTCAGGAGAAAGAAGACGCCCACCTCCATCTGATGGAGAAGATGGCTCTGGAGAAGGAAGACGCGGGCCTCGACCAGAAGGAGACCAACAGGAGGCACCAGCTAAAAGGGAAGATACTGAACAAGCTGGAAGACGCAGACCAAAAGGCCCACCTCCATCTGACGGAGAAGATGGCTCAGGAGAAAGAAGACGCCCACCTCCATCTGATGGAGAAGATGGCTCTGGAGAAGGAAGACGCGGGCCTCGACCAGAAGGAGACCAACAGGAGGCACCAGCTAAAAGGGAAGATACTGAACAAGCTGGAAGACGCAGACCAAAAGGCCCACCTCCATCTGACGGAGAAGATGGCTCAGGAGAAAGAAGACGCCCACCTCCATCTGATGGAGAAGATGGCTCTGGAGAAGGAAGACGCGGGCCTCGACCAGAAGGAGACCAACAGGAGGCACCAGCTAAAAGGGAAGATACTGAACAAGCTGGAAGACGCAGACCAAAAGGCCCACCTCCATCTGACGGAGAAGATGGCTCAGGAGAAAGAAGACGCCCACCTCCATCTGATGGAGAAGATGGCTCTGGAGAAGGAAGACGCGGGCCTCGACCAGAAGGAGACCAACAGGAGGCACCAGCTAAAAGGGAAGATACTGAACAAGCTGGAAGACGCAGACCAAAAGGCCCACCTCCATCTGACGGAGAAGATGGCTCAGGAGAAAGAAGACGCCCACCTCCATCTGATGGAGAAGATGGCTCTGGAGAAGGAAGACGCGGGCCTCGACCAGAAGGAGACCAACAGGAGGCACCAGCTAAAAGGGAAGATACCGAACAAGCTGGCGGACAGAGACAGAAACCACCAAAAGATTCAGGACGTCAGAAACTGGCAGGAGATGGCGATCGTCAAGGAAACCTGGAACGACTTGAGCGACTTCtggaaaatttgttttaa
- the LOC105318706 gene encoding basic salivary proline-rich protein 3 isoform X1, whose amino-acid sequence MKYSVCLLVALAGVALAYPTKERRPPPAKNGDDLIKRLEEVLDDIEFDKEYDGFEKRPPPSGEDTEQAGRRRPKGPPPSDGEDGSGERRRPPSSDGEDGSGEGRRGPRPEGDQQEAPAKREDTEQAGRRRPKGPPPSDGEDGSGERRRPPPSDGEDGSGEGRRGPRPEGDQQEAPAKREDTEQSERRRPKGPPPSDGEDGSGERRRPPPSDGEDGSGEGRRGPRPEGDQQEAPAKREDTEQAGRRRPKGPPPSDGEDGSGERRRPPPSDGEDGSGEGRRGPRPEGDQQEAPAKREDTEQAGRRRPKGPPPSDGEDGSGERRRPPPSDGEDGSGEGRRGPRPEGDQQEAPAKREDTEQAGRRRPKGPPPSDGEDGSGERRRPPPSDGEDGSGEGRRGPRPEGDQQEAPAKREDTEQAGRRRPKGPPPSDGEDGSGERRRPPPSDGEDGSGEGRRGPRPEGDQQEAPAKREDTEQAGGQRQKPPKDSGRQKLAGDGDRQGNLERLERLLENLF is encoded by the exons atgaaatactcGGTGTGTCTTCTGGTGGCTTTGGCTGGAGTGGCATTGGCCTATCCG ACAAAGGAAAGGCGCCCCCCTCCTGCAAAGAACGGCGATGATCTGATTAAGAGACTAGAAGAAGTTCTAGATGATATAGAATTTGACAAAGAATATGACGGTTTCGAAAAACGCCCACCGCCCTCTGG GGAAGATACCGAACAAGCTGGAAGACGCAGACCAAAAGGCCCACCTCCATCTGACGGTGAAGATGGCTCAGGAGAAAGAAGACGCCCACCGTCATCTGATGGAGAGGATGGCTCTGGAGAAGGAAGACGCGGGCCTCGACCAGAAGGAGACCAACAGGAGGCACCAGCTAAAAGGGAAGATACCGAACAAGCTGGAAGACGCAGACCAAAAGGCCCACCTCCATCTGACGGAGAAGATGGCTCAGGAGAAAGAAGACGCCCACCTCCATCTGATGGAGAAGATGGCTCTGGAGAAGGAAGACGCGGGCCTCGACCAGAAGGAGACCAACAGGAGGCACCAGCTAAAAGGGAAGATACTGAACAATCTGAAAGACGCAGACCAAAAGGCCCACCTCCATCTGACGGAGAAGATGGCTCAGGAGAAAGAAGACGCCCACCTCCATCTGATGGAGAAGATGGCTCTGGAGAAGGAAGACGCGGGCCTCGACCAGAAGGAGACCAACAGGAGGCACCAGCTAAAAGGGAAGATACTGAACAAGCTGGAAGACGCAGACCAAAAGGCCCACCTCCATCTGACGGAGAAGATGGCTCAGGAGAAAGAAGACGCCCACCTCCATCTGATGGAGAAGATGGCTCTGGAGAAGGAAGACGCGGGCCTCGACCAGAAGGAGACCAACAGGAGGCACCAGCTAAAAGGGAAGATACTGAACAAGCTGGAAGACGCAGACCAAAAGGCCCACCTCCATCTGACGGAGAAGATGGCTCAGGAGAAAGAAGACGCCCACCTCCATCTGATGGAGAAGATGGCTCTGGAGAAGGAAGACGCGGGCCTCGACCAGAAGGAGACCAACAGGAGGCACCAGCTAAAAGGGAAGATACTGAACAAGCTGGAAGACGCAGACCAAAAGGCCCACCTCCATCTGACGGAGAAGATGGCTCAGGAGAAAGAAGACGCCCACCTCCATCTGATGGAGAAGATGGCTCTGGAGAAGGAAGACGCGGGCCTCGACCAGAAGGAGACCAACAGGAGGCACCAGCTAAAAGGGAAGATACTGAACAAGCTGGAAGACGCAGACCAAAAGGCCCACCTCCATCTGACGGAGAAGATGGCTCAGGAGAAAGAAGACGCCCACCTCCATCTGATGGAGAAGATGGCTCTGGAGAAGGAAGACGCGGGCCTCGACCAGAAGGAGACCAACAGGAGGCACCAGCTAAAAGGGAAGATACCGAACAAGCTGGCGGACAGAGACAGAAACCACCAAAAGATTCAGGACGTCAGAAACTGGCAGGAGATGGCGATCGTCAAGGAAACCTGGAACGACTTGAGCGACTTCtggaaaatttgttttaa